The Oscillatoria acuminata PCC 6304 genomic interval CATAGAGAGTTTGGGCTTTTTGGGCGAGGAAAAAGCCATTGGTCGTCATGGCTAAGTCTTGAGTTTGGGGGAGATTGGCGATCGCCTCGACAATTTCCACTACATCTGGACGGATTAGGGGTTCTCCTCCGGTTAAGCGAAACCGCGTAAATCCGACGGGGATAAAAACTTCTTTGAGTAACGTTAACAGTTCCTCCCGAGTGAGGAAATCTTGTTGCCGGATATAGTTCAGTTCTGCCCCTTCTGGCATACAGTATTGGCAGCGAAAATTGCAGCGGTCAATTAAACTAATCCTCAGATAATCCACTCGATTTCGCTGTGGCGGGACTTCACTGGTCTGAGTGGTATTTTTTAACGGGTTGTTTTCAACAAGATTGCCCATTTGACCCCTAGATGCTTTCATCGGATATCTTGTCTATTCTAACGAAGACCCTTTCAGACTATCGTTCAGGTCTGGGGTTTTATCTATCAAAATTTTGATGAGTTGCTCTCAAAAATTTTTATAAGTGGCGGTGAACAGGGGTGAATTAAAGGAGAAGTTGAGGCCGGTTGATCCTGGTGTTTAGGGATTAATGGCTTGCTGAGACCAGGTGCGATCGCCATTGAATTGATACAACCAGCGGTTTTGGGGTTCTCCTCGCAATTCTAACCAATCCACGGTGATGGGATCGAGTAAAAGTAAACAAAACTGGGCTAGGGGTTGACTGGTATCCGGTATTGGGGGAAAGAAATCATCGCGATCGCCACAGGGTGCAGCGGGATCGGGCCAAGAAAACTGGCTTCGGGTACTGTCGGAGAGTTGCTGCCATTCCCGGCAACGGGCTTGTTGTAAGGTTGGGTTAGGGGTCTGAGGGTCTACTAAACTCAGGTGACCCTGGAGGCGGAACTGTTCCCGGGTGATGGGGAAGTACCAACAGACTTCGCCATGAGGATGGGTGGGGATCTGTTGGGCTTTTTGGCTGCGGGCATCGGTGACGATTTTGAGTTGGTTGGTTTCCTCCAAAAAACCGCGAAAGACAACGGTGCGATTAGCAGGAGTGCCGTCTGGGCGGATTGTGGCGAGTTGGAAGTAGCGAGATTCGGGTCGGCTACGGTTGCGATGGAGGGCATGGTTCAGAGGCGATCGCCACGGTGCAAGAGACATGATTCAAGGAGACGGCGCTGAGATGGGCTTTTGTATTCTATCTCGACTGTAAAGGCGATCGGCCCTCAAAGCTGAGAGGATCGTCCCCGATTATGAATTAAATCTGTAGAAATCACCCAAGTGACAGAGCTTCACTTACACTACAAATAACAACGAGTCCCTGGCTTCCTGGTGGTTTCCCCCGGCATGAAAGGTGAGTGGAGGGGAGAAAATCCTGGAAACATTCATTCACTTTATTAGTGCAAAATTTCGGCGGCATGGAAGGCAGTAGCTTCCTTCCCCTGCCTAAGAGTTGCACAGCTTTTCCTTCTTGACATTTATCGCCGGATTTAACGGCATTAATTTTGATTAAATAGATTGCAAAAAATTTGCAAACATTATAGCTGACTCAAAGCCAATCGCCGATCATTCATGATCAGAAGTCCCCAACCAATCCATTCATTCCGATGTACTGTAGGGATAACTTTGGCGATCCCAGCCTCTCTCCCCGGTCAGTTTAGCCAACAGTATTGTTGACAAAAGTTTACGTTTTTAAAAAAAATTGAATATTGCCAAAAATCCCCTTTTGAGGTAAGAGCCTAATTCTTTAAGATTAAATTAAAAATAGTTGTTTTTTTGTGTAATTTGTTGCCGAAATTACAACGAGATATAGGATAGATTCTTTTAGAGAAGTTA includes:
- a CDS encoding Npun_F5749 family FMN-dependent PPOX-type flavoprotein, which encodes MSLAPWRSPLNHALHRNRSRPESRYFQLATIRPDGTPANRTVVFRGFLEETNQLKIVTDARSQKAQQIPTHPHGEVCWYFPITREQFRLQGHLSLVDPQTPNPTLQQARCREWQQLSDSTRSQFSWPDPAAPCGDRDDFFPPIPDTSQPLAQFCLLLLDPITVDWLELRGEPQNRWLYQFNGDRTWSQQAINP